The following coding sequences lie in one Thalassoglobus polymorphus genomic window:
- a CDS encoding sulfatase-like hydrolase/transferase has product MRWLFVVTFLFQMPFVSAYAEKRPNILIAISDDQSWPHTSAYGSKFVKTPAFDRVAKEGVLFNNAYAASPGCSPSRAALLTGKHHWQIEHAGTHASLFPRKYQTFPEVLGENGYFVGLTGKGWGPGDFETAGWKQNPAGPSFDQKKTKPPFKKISGKDYAANFAEFLSEKPEDQPFCFWYGAHEPHRAFQQGSGLKAGKKLEDVEVPAFLPDRPEIRSDLLDYAVEIEWFDQHLGKILDQLEEAGELENTLVIVTSDNGMAFPRAKANCYEYGVHVPLAIRWGSEIAAGRTSDDLVGFVDLTATIYDATEVAPPDEESSLPGKSLVNILKSEKEGTVDSTRTAVFSGRERHSSSRYLNLAYPQRSMRTKQHLYIRNFRPDRWPAGSPRKLDENGGLGPQDGGYHDIDACPSLSYFIENKTDPEIVKYFDWATQKRPAVEIFDMEKDPACLNNLAGTEGFAETEKQLAQQFEDYLIKTKDPRILDGGDVFETYHRVSAIRQFPAPSHVEYYDTAMRKEGWIPLFNRRNLDGWKASTPSDSFEVVNGMIKAQATSDQSHLFYTGEVNDADFQDFELLVYVMTTPGSNSGIYFHTEYQEEGFPEVGHEVQVNSTHKNPNKTGSLFTVKDVTETDVTDNVFYTELITVKGNRVTIKVNDKTVVTYTEPSNYKHPKFSGRKIDHGTFALQAHDPDSTVYFREIWVRPLDDKKTDDQ; this is encoded by the coding sequence ATGAGATGGCTTTTCGTCGTAACCTTCCTGTTCCAAATGCCGTTCGTTTCTGCTTACGCAGAAAAGCGTCCAAACATTTTGATCGCCATCAGCGATGATCAATCCTGGCCGCACACTTCGGCTTATGGTTCCAAGTTTGTGAAGACTCCCGCCTTTGATCGAGTCGCCAAAGAAGGCGTTCTATTCAACAATGCCTACGCAGCCTCTCCCGGGTGCAGTCCATCCCGAGCTGCGCTTCTGACTGGAAAGCATCACTGGCAAATCGAACATGCCGGAACGCATGCCAGCCTGTTCCCCAGGAAGTATCAAACATTCCCTGAAGTGCTGGGCGAGAACGGATACTTTGTTGGACTCACTGGAAAAGGGTGGGGGCCAGGGGACTTTGAAACAGCTGGATGGAAACAGAACCCAGCTGGTCCATCGTTTGACCAAAAGAAAACAAAACCTCCTTTTAAGAAAATCAGCGGGAAAGACTACGCTGCAAACTTTGCGGAATTCCTGAGCGAAAAACCGGAAGACCAACCATTCTGTTTTTGGTACGGTGCGCACGAACCACACCGCGCCTTTCAACAAGGCTCTGGCCTGAAAGCCGGTAAGAAACTGGAAGATGTTGAAGTCCCAGCGTTCCTGCCGGACCGCCCCGAAATTCGATCTGACTTACTCGATTACGCAGTCGAAATTGAATGGTTTGACCAGCACTTAGGAAAGATTCTCGATCAACTTGAAGAAGCTGGTGAGCTTGAGAACACACTTGTGATTGTGACTTCCGATAACGGAATGGCATTTCCGCGAGCGAAGGCAAACTGTTACGAGTACGGCGTCCATGTCCCGTTGGCAATTCGCTGGGGAAGCGAAATCGCAGCAGGTCGAACGTCGGATGATCTGGTTGGGTTTGTTGATCTGACCGCCACGATTTATGACGCGACGGAAGTCGCTCCTCCAGACGAAGAGTCCTCTCTCCCAGGTAAAAGTTTGGTCAACATCCTGAAGTCCGAAAAAGAAGGGACTGTCGACTCCACACGCACAGCAGTCTTCTCAGGTCGGGAACGCCATTCTTCTTCGCGATATTTAAATCTGGCGTACCCGCAACGATCAATGCGGACTAAGCAGCATCTGTATATCCGAAACTTTCGCCCGGATCGCTGGCCAGCTGGATCACCAAGAAAGCTCGACGAAAACGGAGGCCTGGGTCCGCAAGATGGTGGCTATCACGACATCGACGCATGTCCGAGCCTGTCGTATTTCATTGAAAACAAAACCGATCCAGAGATCGTCAAGTACTTTGACTGGGCCACTCAAAAGCGACCTGCGGTCGAGATTTTCGACATGGAAAAAGACCCCGCCTGTCTGAACAACCTCGCCGGAACGGAAGGCTTCGCTGAGACAGAAAAACAACTCGCACAACAATTCGAAGATTACCTGATCAAAACCAAAGACCCGCGTATCCTTGACGGGGGGGATGTTTTTGAAACCTACCATCGGGTCAGCGCAATTCGACAATTTCCAGCTCCGTCTCACGTTGAGTATTACGACACAGCGATGAGGAAAGAAGGGTGGATTCCCCTCTTCAATCGACGCAACCTCGACGGTTGGAAGGCAAGCACTCCGAGTGATTCCTTTGAAGTCGTCAACGGTATGATCAAGGCCCAGGCGACCAGCGATCAATCGCACCTCTTCTACACCGGTGAAGTGAACGACGCCGACTTCCAAGACTTTGAGCTTCTTGTCTATGTCATGACCACACCGGGATCAAATAGCGGAATTTACTTCCATACAGAATATCAGGAAGAAGGCTTCCCCGAAGTTGGACATGAAGTACAGGTCAACAGCACACACAAGAATCCAAACAAAACGGGAAGCCTGTTTACCGTCAAAGATGTGACCGAAACAGATGTTACCGACAATGTGTTTTACACCGAACTCATCACCGTGAAAGGGAACCGCGTCACAATTAAAGTGAACGACAAAACCGTTGTCACATATACCGAACCGTCGAATTACAAACACCCCAAGTTCTCGGGACGGAAAATCGACCATGGAACATTCGCACTGCAGGCACACGATCCGGACAGCACTGTCTACTTTCGCGAGATCTGGGTTCGCCCACTCGATGACAAGAAAACGGACGACCAGTAA